The following proteins are encoded in a genomic region of Gossypium hirsutum isolate 1008001.06 chromosome D05, Gossypium_hirsutum_v2.1, whole genome shotgun sequence:
- the LOC121217308 gene encoding cytosolic sulfotransferase 18, with product MESHLEKQNGDVLQKSFKEMISTLPRKSCWGLPEDQYQYQSFWFSPPFLQGALSAQQQFQAQPTDIILCSFPRTGTAWLKSLTFATITRTSYNDSTTPLLSKMPHDVVPYMEFDHAQISINRHLGIPLLATHLPYPFLPRSIIDSGCKLIYICRDPKDTFVSLYHFIARHCNSRNTQPIQLDEAFELFYEGVRGMAEAVIGQRRWWLVAGGAAEAREACG from the exons ATGGAATCCCATCTTGAGAAACAAAATGGAGATGTGCTTCAAAAATCTTTCAAAGAGATGATTTCTACTCTCCCTAGAAAGAGTTGTTGGGGTCTTCCTGAagatcaatatcaatatcaaAGTTTTTGGTTCAGCCCGCCTTTTCTACAAGGAGCATTGTCGGCTCAACAACAATTCCAAGCTCAGCCAACTGATATCATCCTTTGTAGCTTTCCAAGAACAGGCACAGCCTGGTTAAAATCCCTCACTTTCGCCACTATTACAAGAACTTCATACAATGATTCCACCACCCCTTTACTTTCCAAGATGCCTCATGATGTTGTGCCTTACATGGAGTTTGATCATGCCCAGATTTCCATTAATCGACATCTTGGAATTCCTCTTTTAGCCACTCATCTTCCTTATCCTTTCTTACCCAGATCTATAATTGATTCTGGTTGTAAACTTATTTACATTTGCAGGGACCCCAAAGATACATTTGTTTCATTGTATCATTTCATTGCACGGCACTGCAACTCCCGCAATACTCAACCCATTCAACTTGATGAAGCGTTCGAATTGTTTTATGAAG GTGTCAGAGGCATGGCAGAGGCTGTGATAGGCCAACGGCGGTGGTGGCTGGTAGCAGGAGGAGCGGCAGAGGCGCGGGAGGCAtgcggctag
- the LOC107903472 gene encoding flavonol sulfotransferase-like, with translation MDESTSSALSSSPYKCVLIRRQRADSAISFLLIVILVFLYKRKRRVAAYLQSHPCNIVFALISLSLMESHLEKQNRDVLQKSFEEMISTLPKENCWGFPEDQYQYQGFWFTPPFLQGALSAQQQFQAQPTDIILCSSPRTGTTWLKSLTFATITRTSYNDSTTPLLSKMPHDVVPFMEFDHAQFSTNRHLGIPLLATHLPYSFLPRSTIDSGCKLIYICRDPKDTFVSFYHFIAGHCKSQNTQPIQLDEAFELFYEGVSLFGPYWDHVLGYWKASLERPDKLMFLKYEDLVEDTVLYLKKTAEFMGYPFSSEEQQQGVLENIVKMCSFDNLSGLEVNKTGRHREGKGNLATENNIFFRNGKVGDWKDYLTTEMAQRLDQRTLQKLSGSGLSL, from the coding sequence ATGGATGAGTCAACCAGCTCTGCGCTGTCTTCAAGTCCTTACAAATGCGTATTAATTAGGCGACAGCGAGCAGACAGCGCAATTTCATTTTTGTTGATTGTCATTTTAGTATTTctttacaaaagaaaaagaagagtggCAGCCTATTTACAAAGCCATCCTTGTAACATCGTATTTGCACTCATTAGTCTGTCCCTCATGGAATCCCATCttgagaaacaaaatagagatgtgCTTCAAAAATCTTTCGAAGAGATGATATCTACTCTCCCTAAAGAGAATTGTTGGGGTTTTCCTGAagatcaatatcaatatcaaGGTTTTTGGTTCACCCCGCCTTTTCTACAAGGAGCATTGTCGGCTCAACAACAATTCCAGGCTCAACCCACTGATATCATCCTTTGTAGCTCTCCAAGAACAGGCACGACCTGGTTAAAATCCCTCACTTTCGCCACTATTACAAGAACTTCATACAATGATTCCACCACCCCTTTACTTTCCAAGATGCCTCATGATGTTGTGCCTTTCATGGAGTTCGATCATGCCCAGTTTTCCACTAATCGACATCTTGGAATTCCTCTTTTAGCCACTCATCTTCCTTATTCCTTCTTACCCAGATCTACAATTGATTCTGGTTGCAAACTTATTTACATTTGCAGGGACCCCAAAGAtacatttgtttcattttatcaTTTCATTGCAGGGCACTGCAAATCCCAAAATACTCAACCCATTCAACTTGATGAAGCGTTCGAATTGTTTTATGAAGGTGTAAGTCTGTTTGGGCCTTATTGGGACCATGTTTTGGGGTACTGGAAAGCAAGTTTGGAACGTCCAGACAAGTTAATGTTCTTGAAATACGAAGATTTGGTTGAAGATACTGTTTTGTATCTTAAGAAAACAGCAGAGTTTATGGGTTATCCTTTCTCGTCAGAGGAACAACAACAAGGGGTGCTTGAAAACATTGTGAAGATGTGCAGTTTCGACAATTTAAGTGGCTTGGAAGTAAATAAAACCGGGAGACATCGTGAAGGGAAAGGAAATTTGGCGACGGAAAATAACATTTTCTTCCGGAACGGGAAGGTTGGAGACTGGAAGGATTATTTGACCACTGAAATGGCTCAACGTTTAGACCAACGAACACTGCAAAAGTTGAGCGGTTCAGGTTTAAGTCTGTAA
- the LOC121216997 gene encoding uncharacterized protein isoform X2, whose product MAHLFRDCALSKQVLEGIGVKLLAVNMQQNWKQWLKEEENVVDSTMAEARACLKAVSFAEELVFQDVCVEGDALTIIRKLQSGEEDRSSFSTIISAIKGRNTRFRTLEFRFVPREVNEATHVMAVEGRKHDQAMNWIEEVPREVERIVVVTPQTRPKSIYHTINQRGGENR is encoded by the exons ATGGCTCACTTGTTTCGTGATTGTGCCTTATCAAAGCAAGTGCTGGAGGGAATTGGGGTGAAGCTCTTAGCAGTAAACATGCAACAAAATTGGAAACAATGGTTAAAGGAGGAG GAGAATGTTGTGGACTCGACCATGGCAGAGGCAAGAGCATGTTTGAAGGCAGTCTCCTTTGCGGAAGAGTTAGTGTTTCAAGATGTGTGCGTTGAAGGGGATGCTTTGACCATCATTCGGAAACTACAATCGGGAGAGGAGGACAGATCAAGTTTCAGTACTATCATTTCAGCAATTAAAGGGAGAAACACTAGATTCAGGACTTTAGAGTTCAGATTTGTACCTAGAGAAGTGAATGAGGCGACACATGTGATGGCGGTGGAGGGTAGGAAGCACGATCAGGCAATGAACTGGATAGAGGAGGTTCCGAGAGAGGTGGAAAGGAttgttgttgtaacaccccaaactcggcctaaaaGTATATACCATACCATTAACCAAAGAGGAGGCGAAAACCGGTGA
- the LOC121216997 gene encoding uncharacterized protein isoform X1: MRGLGIRSKMLSGLYMLEIEQLNEFSCPVHTSRPLSWKPPEGEIIKFNFDASFQQQLRLSHSSIIARNKEGLVMVSCTYSWENVVDSTMAEARACLKAVSFAEELVFQDVCVEGDALTIIRKLQSGEEDRSSFSTIISAIKGRNTRFRTLEFRFVPREVNEATHVMAVEGRKHDQAMNWIEEVPREVERIVVVTPQTRPKSIYHTINQRGGENR; this comes from the coding sequence ATGAGGGGGTTAGGGATCAGATCCAAGATGTTATCGGGTTTATACATGCTAGAAATAGAGCAGTTAAATGAGTTTTCTTGTCCTGTGCATACATCAAGGCCTCTTAGTTGGAAGCCACCAGAGGGGGAgattatcaaatttaattttgatgCTTCTTTTCAACAACAATTGCGATTATCACATTCGAGTATTATAGCACGAAATAAGGAGGGGTTGGTTATGGTATCGTGCACTTACTCGTGGGAGAATGTTGTGGACTCGACCATGGCAGAGGCAAGAGCATGTTTGAAGGCAGTCTCCTTTGCGGAAGAGTTAGTGTTTCAAGATGTGTGCGTTGAAGGGGATGCTTTGACCATCATTCGGAAACTACAATCGGGAGAGGAGGACAGATCAAGTTTCAGTACTATCATTTCAGCAATTAAAGGGAGAAACACTAGATTCAGGACTTTAGAGTTCAGATTTGTACCTAGAGAAGTGAATGAGGCGACACATGTGATGGCGGTGGAGGGTAGGAAGCACGATCAGGCAATGAACTGGATAGAGGAGGTTCCGAGAGAGGTGGAAAGGAttgttgttgtaacaccccaaactcggcctaaaaGTATATACCATACCATTAACCAAAGAGGAGGCGAAAACCGGTGA
- the LOC107902198 gene encoding flavonol sulfotransferase-like, with the protein MESHLETQNRDVLQKSFEEMISTLPKENCWGYSEDQYQYQGFWFTPRFLRGALSAQQQFQAQPTDIILCSSPRTGTAWLKSLTFATITRTSYNDSTTPLLSKMPHDVVPFMEFDHAQFSTNRHLGIPLLATHLPYSFLPRSIIDSGCKLIYICRDPKDTFVSLYHFIARYYKSQNTQPIQLDEAFELFYEGVSLYGPYWDHVLGYWKASLERPDKLMFLKYEDLVEDTVLYLKKTAEFMGYPFSSEEQQ; encoded by the coding sequence ATGGAATCCCATCTTGAGACACAAAATAGAGATGTGCTTCAAAAATCTTTTGAAGAGATGATATCTACTCTGCCTAAAGAGAATTGTTGGGGTTATTCCGAagatcaatatcaatatcaaGGTTTTTGGTTCACCCCGCGTTTTCTACGAGGAGCGTTGTCGGCTCAACAACAATTCCAGGCTCAACCAACTGATATCATCCTTTGCAGCTCTCCAAGAACAGGCACAGCCTGGTTAAAATCCCTCACTTTCGCCACTATTACAAGAACTTCATACAATGATTCCACCACCCCTTTACTTTCCAAGATGCCCCATGATGTTGTGCCTTTCATGGAGTTCGATCATGCCCAGTTTTCCACTAATCGACATCTTGGAATTCCTCTTTTAGCCACTCATCTTCCTTATTCTTTCTTACCCAGATCTATAATTGATTCTGGTTGTAAACTTATTTACATTTGCAGGGACCCCAAAGATACATTTGTTTCATTGTATCATTTCATTGCACGGTACTACAAATCCCAAAATACTCAACCCATTCAACTTGATGAAGCGTTCGAATTGTTCTATGAAGGTGTAAGTCTGTATGGGCCTTATTGGGACCATGTTTTGGGGTACTGGAAAGCAAGTTTGGAACGTCCGGACAAGTTAATGTTCTTGAAATACGAAGATTTGGTTGAAGATACTGTTTTGTATCTTAAGAAAACAGCAGAGTTTATGGGTTATCCTTTCTCGTCAGAGGAACAACAATAA